One Serpentinicella alkaliphila DNA segment encodes these proteins:
- a CDS encoding stalk domain-containing protein — protein sequence MKKYFAIISILVFLSFVSTFAGELYEQITVYYNDIKIKVEQKEIDLTNQSFIYKGHIYVPLRYLAESLDYEVKWSSSNKTTTLIKNKVDKLKPTSGETFVYGQILKMNYLDGVITLEQHLDNETRDLYENLKVQNNAIVLLNRNKKEFTVELSDVKVGDMVGLIINENNVISGIIIFT from the coding sequence ATGAAAAAATACTTTGCTATTATTTCAATATTAGTTTTTCTGTCTTTTGTGTCAACCTTTGCAGGTGAACTATATGAGCAAATTACTGTATATTATAATGATATCAAAATTAAGGTTGAACAAAAAGAAATTGATTTAACAAACCAGAGTTTTATTTATAAAGGGCACATATATGTACCTTTACGTTACTTAGCAGAATCCCTAGACTACGAGGTAAAGTGGAGTAGTTCAAATAAAACTACTACACTTATTAAAAATAAAGTGGATAAATTAAAGCCAACGAGTGGAGAAACCTTTGTTTATGGACAGATATTAAAAATGAATTATTTAGATGGGGTTATAACTTTAGAGCAACATTTAGACAACGAAACTAGAGATTTATATGAAAACTTAAAAGTTCAAAATAATGCAATAGTATTATTAAATAGAAACAAGAAAGAATTTACTGTAGAACTTTCCGATGTTAAGGTTGGTGATATGGTTGGACTAATTATTAATGAAAATAATGTCATAAGCGGTATTATAATCTTTACATAA
- the uvrB gene encoding excinuclease ABC subunit UvrB, with protein sequence MTQFKIHSEYKPTGHQPGAIKLLSKGITNNLKHQTLLGVTGSGKTFTMANVIEKVQKPTLVIAHNKTLAAQLCSEFKEFFPESAVEYFVSYYDYYQPEAYVVQSDTYIEKDASINDEIDKLRHSATSALLERRDVIIVASVSCIYGLGDPEEYKKLVVSLRTGMSKDRDQVLRQLVDIQYERNDINFVRGTFRVRGDIVEVFPASSTENVIRIEFFGDEIDRMTEVNSLTGEIIGLRSHISIFPASHYATGADKIEVAIKHIEEELEERVKFFVENDKLIEAQRIQQRTRYDIEMLREVGFCQGIENYSRHITGRAPGSKPFTLMDYFPDDYLIIIDESHVTIPQIRAMYAGDRSRKASLIDFGFRLPSAYDNRPMNFSEFEGMVNQIVYVSATPGPYEMEKSESVVEQIIRPTGLLDPVIDIRPIEGQIDDLVGEINKRIEKNERVLVTTLTKKMSENLTNYLKELNIKVTYLHSDINTIERMEIIRDLRLGVHDVLVGINLLREGLDLPEVSLVAILDADKEGFLRSETSLIQTIGRAARNVEGTVIMYADKITDSMKRAIDETERRRKIQHEHNEKHNIKPKSIQKKVREIIEATKVAEDKAIYGYQESEIKDLVDLDNVIKKLEIEMRQAAEDLQFERAAELRDKIKDLKKKV encoded by the coding sequence ATGACCCAATTCAAAATACATTCTGAATATAAGCCAACAGGTCACCAACCAGGTGCAATAAAATTGTTAAGTAAAGGTATTACAAACAATCTTAAACATCAGACTTTATTAGGAGTAACGGGCTCTGGGAAAACCTTTACAATGGCAAATGTAATTGAAAAAGTACAAAAGCCAACATTAGTAATAGCACATAATAAAACTTTAGCGGCACAATTATGCTCAGAGTTTAAGGAATTTTTTCCAGAAAGTGCAGTGGAATACTTTGTTAGCTATTATGATTATTATCAGCCTGAGGCATATGTGGTTCAAAGTGACACCTATATCGAAAAAGATGCCTCTATAAATGATGAAATAGATAAACTTCGTCATTCAGCAACATCAGCTTTATTAGAACGAAGAGATGTTATTATAGTAGCCAGTGTTTCTTGTATCTACGGTTTAGGAGATCCTGAGGAATATAAAAAACTTGTTGTTTCCTTAAGAACTGGAATGAGTAAGGATCGTGATCAAGTATTAAGACAGCTTGTTGATATACAGTATGAAAGAAATGATATTAATTTTGTTAGAGGTACTTTTAGGGTAAGAGGAGATATAGTTGAAGTATTTCCTGCATCATCTACTGAAAATGTAATAAGAATTGAATTTTTTGGAGATGAGATTGATAGGATGACAGAGGTAAATTCATTAACTGGAGAAATCATTGGTCTTCGAAGTCATATTTCAATTTTTCCAGCATCTCATTATGCAACAGGAGCAGACAAAATTGAAGTTGCAATAAAGCATATTGAAGAAGAGCTAGAAGAGAGGGTAAAGTTCTTCGTTGAAAATGATAAACTTATTGAGGCTCAAAGGATTCAACAAAGAACTCGTTATGATATAGAAATGCTAAGGGAAGTAGGTTTCTGTCAGGGAATAGAAAACTATTCTAGACACATTACTGGACGAGCCCCAGGAAGTAAACCATTTACATTAATGGATTACTTTCCAGATGATTATTTAATTATAATTGACGAGTCTCACGTTACAATACCTCAAATAAGAGCTATGTATGCTGGAGACCGTTCAAGGAAAGCATCTTTGATTGACTTTGGTTTTAGACTTCCGTCTGCTTATGATAATAGGCCAATGAACTTCAGTGAATTCGAAGGGATGGTAAATCAAATTGTTTATGTAAGTGCTACCCCTGGCCCTTATGAAATGGAAAAAAGTGAAAGTGTAGTTGAGCAAATAATAAGGCCTACAGGTTTACTTGACCCTGTTATAGATATAAGACCAATCGAAGGACAAATTGACGATTTAGTTGGAGAGATAAACAAGAGAATAGAAAAAAATGAACGGGTTTTAGTTACAACACTTACTAAGAAGATGTCAGAGAACCTTACTAATTACTTGAAAGAGCTAAATATAAAGGTGACTTATCTTCATTCTGATATTAACACTATAGAAAGAATGGAGATAATTAGAGACCTAAGATTAGGAGTTCATGATGTATTAGTTGGAATAAATCTGTTGAGAGAAGGACTTGATTTACCAGAGGTATCCTTAGTTGCTATACTTGACGCAGATAAAGAGGGATTCCTACGTTCAGAAACCTCATTAATTCAGACAATAGGTCGTGCTGCTAGAAATGTTGAAGGAACCGTTATTATGTATGCTGACAAAATAACGGATTCAATGAAAAGGGCAATTGATGAGACTGAAAGAAGAAGGAAAATACAACACGAACATAATGAAAAGCATAATATTAAGCCAAAATCTATTCAGAAGAAAGTAAGAGAAATAATAGAGGCTACTAAGGTAGCAGAGGATAAGGCTATATATGGCTATCAAGAAAGTGAAATTAAAGATTTAGTTGATTTAGATAATGTAATTAAAAAGCTGGAAATTGAGATGAGACAGGCAGCGGAAGATTTGCAATTTGAAAGAGCTGCTGAGTTAAGGGATAAGATTAAAGACTTAAAGAAAAAAGTTTAA
- a CDS encoding (2Fe-2S) ferredoxin domain-containing protein → MKSIAELEKIRREALEKINIRKDKKGTRIVVGMATCGITAGARPVLIALLEEANIRNLNDITITQTGCIGACRLEPIVEVYKDGEEKVTYVEMTGDKARKIILDHIVNGKIVKEYTIGNIES, encoded by the coding sequence ATGAAGTCGATAGCCGAATTAGAAAAGATCAGAAGGGAAGCATTAGAAAAAATTAATATACGAAAAGATAAAAAAGGAACGAGAATAGTTGTTGGTATGGCAACATGTGGAATTACTGCTGGGGCAAGACCCGTATTAATCGCCTTATTGGAAGAGGCTAACATAAGAAATTTAAATGATATTACAATTACACAAACAGGCTGTATTGGGGCCTGTAGACTGGAGCCTATAGTAGAAGTATATAAAGATGGTGAAGAAAAAGTTACATATGTTGAAATGACAGGAGATAAGGCAAGGAAAATTATATTAGATCATATTGTTAATGGTAAGATTGTTAAGGAATATACTATTGGAAATATTGAAAGTTAA
- the uvrA gene encoding excinuclease ABC subunit UvrA, translating to MARDKIIIRGAKEHNLKNIDLEIPRDKFVVLTGLSGSGKSSLAFDTIYAEGQRRYIESLSAYARQFLGQMEKPDVEYIEGLSPAISIDQKTTSKNPRSTVGTVTEIYDYLRLLFARVGTPHCPKCGIEISQMTVEQIVDKILLLEEGTKIQMLAPVIRGKKGEHTKVLEEIKKSGFVRVRVDGEVYDINDDIKIEKNKKHNIDVVVDRIVIKEGIAQRLADSAETVLKMSEGLVKVDVIGGEELLFSTKFACPEHGIGIEEMAPRMFSFNSPFGACSECNGIGHKKIVDEDLVIPNKNLSLRQGAVDPWSGSTGNNENTYYYKMIFSLAEQYNVDVDMPVKDLPEDFIKDLLYGTSGKKVQFEFESMYNGLKIYSAPFEGVIPNLERRYMETNSDYSREKIEEYMSESPCSQCKGARLKEEALAVTVGNHNIFQVTQMSVKEAVNYMNGLLLDDRKQFIAEQIVKEIKGRLNFLKDVGLDYLSLSRNAGTLSGGEAQRIRLATQIGSSLVGVLYILDEPSIGLHQRDNDRLLKTLRHLTDIGNTVIVVEHDEDTMFEADHIIDIGPGAGIHGGNVMAQGTVHDIIACEESITGQYLGGKKSIEVPAERRKPNGKWLQVLGANENNLNNVNVNIPLGIFTCVTGVSGSGKSTLVNEIIYRRIAQELNGAKAKPGNHKDIKGLEHIDKIINIDQSPIGRTPRSNPATYIGLFDDIRDVYAQTTYAKMRGYLKGRFSFNVKGGRCEACKGDGIIKIEMHFLPDVYVPCEVCKGKRYNRETLEVKYKGKTISDVLEMNVEEALLFFENIPKLQRKLQTLYDVGMGYIKLGQPSTQLSGGEAQRIKLASELCKRSTGKTLYIFDEPTTGLHIDDIHRLIIVLQRLVEGGNSILVIEHNLDVIKTADYIIDLGPEGGNEGGKIIANGTPEEVVEVKESYTGIYLQKYLMK from the coding sequence GTGGCCAGAGATAAAATTATTATAAGAGGGGCAAAGGAGCATAATTTAAAGAATATAGACTTAGAAATTCCTAGGGATAAATTTGTAGTTTTAACAGGTTTATCAGGTTCTGGAAAATCGTCCCTAGCCTTTGATACTATATATGCTGAGGGTCAAAGAAGATATATTGAGAGTTTGTCAGCTTATGCTAGACAATTTCTAGGACAAATGGAGAAGCCAGATGTTGAATATATTGAAGGCCTTTCCCCGGCAATATCAATAGACCAAAAAACTACGAGTAAAAATCCCCGTTCAACAGTAGGTACTGTAACAGAAATCTATGATTATTTAAGGCTTCTATTTGCTAGAGTAGGTACTCCTCATTGTCCTAAGTGTGGAATAGAAATTAGTCAGATGACAGTAGAGCAAATTGTAGATAAAATACTACTATTAGAAGAAGGGACTAAGATTCAAATGTTAGCCCCTGTCATAAGAGGTAAAAAGGGAGAACATACAAAGGTTTTAGAAGAAATTAAAAAGTCTGGTTTTGTTAGAGTAAGAGTAGATGGGGAAGTTTATGATATTAATGATGATATAAAAATTGAAAAGAATAAAAAGCATAATATAGATGTAGTAGTCGATAGAATTGTTATAAAAGAGGGGATAGCTCAGAGATTAGCAGATTCTGCGGAAACTGTATTGAAAATGTCTGAGGGCTTAGTAAAAGTAGATGTTATTGGTGGAGAAGAACTTTTATTCTCTACGAAATTTGCATGTCCTGAGCATGGTATTGGGATCGAGGAAATGGCCCCAAGAATGTTTTCATTTAACAGCCCATTTGGTGCTTGTAGCGAGTGTAATGGTATTGGACATAAGAAAATCGTTGATGAAGATTTAGTTATTCCTAATAAAAATTTATCTTTAAGACAAGGGGCAGTAGATCCATGGAGTGGAAGCACTGGTAACAATGAGAACACATATTATTACAAGATGATATTTAGTTTAGCAGAGCAATATAATGTTGACGTGGATATGCCAGTTAAGGATTTACCAGAGGATTTTATAAAAGATTTACTTTATGGAACATCAGGAAAAAAAGTACAGTTTGAATTTGAGTCTATGTATAATGGACTAAAGATTTATTCTGCTCCTTTTGAGGGGGTAATACCTAATTTAGAAAGACGTTATATGGAAACTAATTCTGATTACTCTAGAGAAAAAATCGAAGAGTATATGAGTGAAAGCCCATGTAGTCAATGTAAAGGGGCCCGATTAAAGGAAGAGGCTTTAGCAGTAACTGTTGGGAATCATAATATATTTCAGGTTACACAAATGTCAGTTAAGGAAGCAGTAAATTATATGAATGGCCTACTGCTTGATGATAGAAAACAATTTATTGCAGAACAAATAGTAAAAGAGATAAAAGGAAGACTAAACTTCCTTAAGGATGTAGGTTTAGACTATTTATCCCTATCAAGAAATGCAGGGACTTTATCTGGGGGCGAAGCCCAAAGGATTCGTCTAGCAACTCAAATCGGTTCTAGTTTAGTTGGAGTATTATATATATTAGACGAGCCTAGCATTGGGTTGCATCAAAGAGATAATGATAGATTACTAAAGACCTTGAGGCATTTAACTGATATAGGGAATACTGTGATTGTAGTTGAACATGATGAAGATACTATGTTTGAGGCAGATCATATAATTGATATAGGGCCAGGAGCAGGAATTCATGGTGGTAATGTTATGGCCCAGGGTACAGTTCATGATATTATTGCTTGTGAAGAGTCAATAACCGGACAATATTTAGGTGGTAAGAAGTCTATAGAGGTACCTGCAGAAAGACGTAAGCCAAATGGAAAGTGGTTACAGGTACTAGGTGCTAATGAAAATAATCTAAATAATGTTAATGTAAACATACCCCTAGGTATATTCACATGTGTTACTGGTGTATCCGGCTCTGGAAAGAGTACATTAGTAAACGAAATTATATATAGAAGAATAGCCCAGGAATTAAATGGTGCAAAGGCTAAGCCAGGGAACCATAAGGATATTAAAGGTTTAGAACATATCGATAAAATAATAAATATTGATCAATCACCAATCGGTAGAACGCCAAGATCTAATCCTGCAACCTATATAGGTCTATTTGATGATATAAGAGATGTTTATGCACAAACTACCTATGCAAAAATGAGAGGATATTTGAAAGGTAGATTTAGCTTCAATGTTAAGGGTGGAAGGTGTGAGGCTTGTAAGGGTGACGGTATAATAAAAATAGAAATGCACTTTTTACCGGATGTGTATGTACCTTGTGAAGTATGTAAAGGGAAAAGATATAATCGGGAGACTTTAGAGGTCAAATATAAGGGCAAAACTATTTCTGATGTTTTAGAAATGAATGTAGAAGAGGCATTATTGTTCTTTGAAAATATTCCTAAATTACAAAGAAAGCTACAAACTTTATATGATGTTGGTATGGGCTATATAAAACTTGGGCAGCCATCTACCCAATTATCAGGTGGTGAGGCTCAGAGGATTAAATTAGCTTCAGAATTATGTAAGAGAAGTACTGGAAAAACCTTGTATATTTTCGATGAGCCCACTACAGGACTGCATATAGACGATATTCATAGACTAATAATAGTTTTACAAAGACTAGTAGAGGGTGGTAACTCAATATTAGTTATAGAGCATAATCTAGATGTAATAAAGACTGCGGATTATATTATAGATTTAGGGCCAGAGGGTGGAAATGAAGGTGGAAAGATTATTGCTAATGGAACTCCAGAAGAAGTTGTAGAAGTTAAGGAATCTTACACGGGTATATATCTACAAAAATATTTAATGAAATAA
- the uvrC gene encoding excinuclease ABC subunit UvrC codes for MFNIKEQLAILPDKPGVYIMKDKDDKIIYVGKAISLKNRVRQYFQSLKNQMPKVRAMVSNINSFEYIVTDTELEALILECNLIKKNRPKYNILLRDDKTYPYIKVTINEEYPRVFMTRQFVKDKSKYFGPYTNVGAIKETLEVIHKLFPIRTCKRDINKSIDRGERPCLYYHIKKCIGPCTGKVDKEKYNQLIDDIILFLNGKQDELIKKIEEKMFLASKEMDFENAAIYRDQLMALNSIFEKQKVVTTDEIDQDVIAIKKDEEESFIEVFFIRKGKLLQRENFTAKTDEEEGIGDILSSFLKQFYSEAIVIPKEILVQEKVDDQDVIEEWLSKKKGSKVTIKVPQKGHKRSLVEMVEKNAEIRIKQIEEMKRKEKENFDTIKRQLQHVLALDFSPDRIEAFDISNIQGVESVGSMVVFENGKPSKKNYRRFKIKTVTGPNDYASMEEIILRRFRRGLEETQNIINETITLNEGKFALFPDLIMIDGGIGQVSSAQRSLNSLNLDIPICGMVKDDKHRTRGLIYKGEEIFLEKGSPLLNFITRIQDEAHRFAITYHRSLRDDKSIYSILEKIPGVGDKRRKALLKHFKDINKIKNATIDELMEASEINKSVAESIYNHFNK; via the coding sequence ATGTTTAATATAAAGGAACAGTTAGCTATACTACCGGATAAACCAGGGGTTTATATAATGAAGGATAAGGATGATAAAATAATATATGTCGGCAAGGCTATTTCTTTAAAAAATAGGGTTAGGCAATATTTTCAATCCTTAAAAAATCAAATGCCTAAGGTACGTGCTATGGTTTCAAATATTAACTCATTTGAATATATAGTTACGGATACAGAACTAGAAGCATTAATCTTAGAGTGTAATTTAATAAAAAAGAATAGACCTAAATATAACATATTATTAAGGGATGATAAAACATATCCATATATTAAAGTAACTATTAATGAGGAATATCCTCGGGTATTTATGACTAGACAGTTTGTAAAGGATAAGTCGAAATACTTTGGTCCTTATACAAATGTAGGTGCAATTAAAGAGACTCTAGAGGTTATCCATAAATTATTTCCAATAAGAACATGTAAAAGGGATATAAATAAGTCGATTGATAGGGGCGAAAGGCCTTGTCTGTATTATCATATAAAAAAATGTATAGGTCCATGTACTGGGAAGGTTGATAAAGAAAAATATAATCAGCTAATTGATGATATAATTCTATTTCTTAATGGGAAACAGGATGAGCTAATAAAAAAAATAGAGGAAAAGATGTTTCTCGCATCAAAAGAGATGGATTTTGAAAATGCAGCTATTTATCGAGATCAACTTATGGCACTAAACAGTATATTTGAAAAGCAAAAAGTTGTTACAACCGATGAAATAGATCAAGATGTTATAGCTATAAAGAAGGATGAAGAGGAAAGTTTTATAGAAGTATTCTTTATAAGAAAAGGAAAGTTACTACAAAGAGAAAACTTTACAGCTAAGACTGATGAGGAAGAGGGAATTGGTGATATACTATCTTCATTTTTAAAACAGTTTTATAGTGAGGCAATAGTAATTCCAAAGGAGATTCTTGTTCAGGAGAAGGTGGATGACCAGGATGTAATTGAGGAATGGTTATCCAAGAAAAAAGGAAGTAAGGTTACGATAAAAGTCCCTCAGAAAGGTCATAAGCGATCCTTAGTAGAAATGGTTGAAAAGAATGCAGAGATAAGGATTAAGCAAATTGAGGAGATGAAAAGAAAGGAAAAAGAGAACTTTGATACAATTAAGAGGCAGCTTCAGCATGTGCTTGCTTTAGACTTCAGTCCAGATAGAATAGAGGCCTTTGATATATCAAATATACAGGGAGTAGAATCTGTAGGCTCAATGGTTGTATTTGAGAATGGAAAGCCCTCAAAGAAGAATTATAGGAGATTCAAAATAAAGACAGTTACAGGGCCTAATGATTACGCGAGTATGGAAGAGATAATTCTAAGAAGGTTTAGACGAGGATTAGAGGAAACTCAGAATATTATTAATGAAACTATTACTCTAAATGAAGGTAAGTTTGCTCTATTTCCAGACCTTATAATGATAGATGGAGGTATAGGACAAGTTAGCAGTGCTCAAAGATCATTGAATAGTTTGAATCTAGATATTCCTATTTGCGGAATGGTTAAAGATGATAAACATAGAACTAGAGGATTAATATATAAAGGTGAAGAAATATTTCTAGAGAAGGGGTCTCCATTATTGAACTTTATTACTAGAATTCAAGATGAAGCTCACCGTTTTGCTATAACATATCACCGAAGCTTGCGGGATGATAAATCTATTTATTCAATATTAGAGAAAATTCCAGGTGTAGGAGATAAGAGGAGAAAAGCCCTTCTTAAACACTTTAAAGATATTAATAAAATTAAAAATGCCACTATAGATGAACTAATGGAAGCAAGTGAAATCAACAAGTCAGTGGCAGAAAGTATATATAATCACTTTAATAAATAG
- a CDS encoding S41 family peptidase: MISKRKALIGAIVIVLVTTLLNFTIGNLVAVKMGQKVVITRSTFDYYTEINQKYNKLFTLQDYLLNNYYKEIDEEALVEGAIIGMFESVGDPYTAYMTEKEFKEMMTRTHGSYGGIGVIVTPGEDGLVTVVSPIEDTPGERAGIITGDKIISVDGSLVSGNRLEDAVELMKGKPGTNVKLGIVREGLNEPFDVQIRREEIRLKTVRSDVLENNIGYIRISMFDEQTAKDFKNHLNDLMKKNISGLILDLRNNPGGLLSQCVEIADELLGEQVIVYTEDRQGKRVEEKSKKSHIDIPLAVLVNKGSASASEILAGAIKDVDRGTIIGSTTFGKGLVQQVKPLNDGSGFKYTVSEYFTPKGINIHGTGIDPHISVELPEEVRTETVVDRSKDTQLKKAIEVLKEKL; the protein is encoded by the coding sequence ATGATCAGTAAAAGAAAAGCCTTAATAGGCGCTATTGTAATTGTTCTAGTAACAACGCTCCTAAACTTTACTATTGGTAACTTAGTGGCTGTTAAAATGGGCCAAAAAGTAGTAATTACTAGGTCCACATTCGATTATTATACAGAAATTAATCAAAAATATAATAAGTTATTTACACTGCAAGACTATTTATTAAATAATTACTACAAAGAAATAGATGAAGAGGCCCTTGTTGAGGGTGCTATTATCGGTATGTTTGAAAGTGTTGGAGACCCATATACGGCGTATATGACAGAAAAAGAATTTAAAGAAATGATGACAAGAACCCATGGTTCATACGGCGGTATAGGTGTTATAGTTACACCTGGGGAAGATGGACTGGTAACAGTTGTTTCTCCTATTGAGGATACTCCTGGAGAGCGAGCTGGGATTATAACTGGAGATAAAATAATTTCAGTAGACGGATCTCTGGTTTCAGGAAATAGGTTAGAAGATGCAGTTGAATTAATGAAAGGTAAGCCTGGCACCAATGTTAAGCTAGGTATAGTGAGAGAAGGCTTAAATGAGCCATTTGATGTGCAAATAAGAAGAGAAGAAATAAGATTAAAAACAGTTCGTTCAGACGTGTTAGAGAATAATATTGGATATATACGTATTTCTATGTTCGATGAGCAAACAGCAAAGGATTTCAAAAATCATCTAAATGATTTAATGAAAAAAAATATTAGTGGGCTAATTTTAGACTTAAGAAATAACCCGGGTGGTTTATTAAGCCAATGTGTAGAAATTGCTGATGAATTACTAGGTGAACAGGTTATTGTTTATACAGAGGATAGACAAGGTAAAAGGGTGGAAGAAAAGTCTAAAAAAAGTCATATTGATATTCCATTAGCAGTACTAGTTAATAAGGGAAGTGCAAGTGCATCGGAAATTTTAGCAGGTGCTATTAAAGATGTTGATAGAGGTACCATAATCGGAAGCACTACATTTGGAAAAGGGTTAGTACAACAGGTGAAGCCATTAAATGACGGTAGCGGATTTAAGTATACAGTTTCTGAATATTTCACACCAAAGGGAATAAATATACATGGAACTGGGATTGATCCTCATATATCAGTAGAATTGCCTGAAGAGGTTAGAACTGAAACTGTTGTTGACAGAAGTAAAGATACACAATTAAAAAAAGCTATAGAAGTGCTTAAAGAAAAGCTTTAA
- a CDS encoding NADH-quinone oxidoreductase subunit NuoE family protein has product MAIFNLTDESYNKLQKVIDSHKGHMGSLMPVLHEAQKIFGCLPIEVQKKISEELNIPLAEIYGVVTFYSQFSLEPKGEYVISVCMGTACYVKNAQAILDKISEIIKIKPGQNSTDGKYTLEATRCIGACGLAPVITVNEDVYGRIKVEDIPNILKKY; this is encoded by the coding sequence ATGGCAATATTTAATTTAACAGATGAAAGCTATAATAAACTACAAAAAGTAATAGATTCTCATAAGGGTCATATGGGATCATTGATGCCAGTGCTACATGAGGCTCAAAAAATATTTGGCTGCCTGCCGATAGAGGTGCAAAAGAAGATTTCCGAGGAATTAAATATCCCATTAGCTGAAATCTACGGTGTTGTAACCTTTTATTCACAATTTTCATTGGAGCCAAAGGGTGAGTATGTTATTTCTGTGTGTATGGGTACGGCCTGTTATGTTAAAAATGCACAGGCAATACTTGACAAAATTAGCGAAATAATAAAAATTAAGCCAGGACAAAATTCAACAGATGGTAAGTATACACTGGAGGCTACAAGATGTATAGGGGCCTGTGGGCTTGCGCCAGTAATTACAGTTAATGAAGATGTGTATGGCAGAATAAAAGTTGAGGATATTCCTAATATATTGAAAAAATATTAA
- a CDS encoding flagellar brake protein, protein MLNDFIQKGNKIKIDIELDPSNISIYGIIDNIDDTLLEIIIDGTYIQNAVRNATCIIPGDIKTIKFETIILGSKNNRLYLAIPMNESIGVLQRRKHVRSPIDLYVNCCFVGFNEKKVDIDQYYTVKLTEISSGGVRINSHSSLPLGSILVFEMLLDNEPVMLTIKVLRCLESLDRKTFEIGCEFVGLDNSMEQKIMSYCFKLQKNMYKELKSVGK, encoded by the coding sequence ATGCTTAATGACTTCATACAAAAAGGTAATAAAATAAAAATAGATATAGAGCTTGATCCGTCTAATATTAGCATTTACGGCATAATTGACAACATTGATGATACTTTGCTAGAAATAATTATTGATGGTACCTATATTCAAAATGCAGTTAGAAATGCAACTTGTATTATCCCAGGGGATATTAAGACAATAAAGTTTGAAACTATAATATTAGGGTCTAAAAATAATAGATTGTATCTTGCAATACCAATGAATGAAAGTATAGGAGTTCTTCAAAGAAGGAAACATGTTAGGTCTCCAATTGATCTATATGTTAATTGTTGTTTTGTAGGATTTAATGAAAAGAAAGTAGATATAGATCAATATTATACAGTGAAGCTAACAGAAATAAGTTCAGGTGGAGTACGAATAAATAGTCACTCATCTCTACCCCTAGGTTCAATATTAGTTTTTGAAATGTTACTAGATAATGAACCTGTAATGCTTACAATTAAAGTACTACGTTGTCTAGAAAGTCTAGATCGAAAAACATTTGAAATAGGTTGTGAGTTTGTAGGGCTAGACAATAGTATGGAGCAGAAAATTATGTCTTATTGTTTTAAACTTCAAAAAAATATGTATAAGGAATTAAAGAGTGTTGGTAAGTAA